From one Pseudomonas sp. S35 genomic stretch:
- a CDS encoding pirin family protein, translating to MLTLRKAWERGAANHGWLKSFHTFSFANYWNPDEQGFSDLLVINDDRVAAGKGFGQHPHRDMEIFSYVLEGALEHKDTLGTGSVIRPGDVQLMSAGSGVAHSEFNHSQRLGVHFLQIWIVPAVAGAEPRYQQEHFSEAQKRGRLQLIISPDGSDGSLSVRQDARVYAGLFNGDEAATLDLPPDRHVYIHVARGSVEINGHRLQEGDGARVRDEQHIHVSQGQDAEVLVFDLRPLERPQMP from the coding sequence ATGCTGACCCTTCGCAAAGCTTGGGAACGCGGCGCCGCCAATCACGGTTGGTTGAAGTCATTCCACACCTTCTCGTTCGCCAACTACTGGAACCCTGACGAACAGGGTTTTTCCGACCTGCTGGTAATCAACGATGACCGCGTCGCCGCCGGCAAAGGCTTCGGCCAGCACCCACACCGCGACATGGAGATCTTCTCTTATGTGCTCGAAGGCGCGTTGGAACACAAAGACACCCTGGGCACCGGTTCAGTGATTCGCCCCGGCGATGTGCAACTGATGAGCGCTGGCAGCGGCGTGGCCCACAGCGAGTTCAACCACAGCCAACGCCTGGGTGTGCACTTCCTGCAAATCTGGATCGTGCCCGCCGTCGCCGGTGCCGAGCCGCGTTATCAGCAGGAGCACTTCAGTGAGGCGCAAAAGCGTGGGCGCCTGCAGTTGATCATCTCGCCGGACGGCAGCGACGGTTCCCTGAGCGTCCGCCAGGACGCCAGGGTGTACGCCGGTCTGTTCAACGGTGACGAAGCCGCAACCCTCGACCTGCCGCCGGACCGCCACGTGTACATCCATGTGGCCCGGGGCAGCGTGGAAATCAACGGCCATCGCCTGCAGGAAGGTGACGGTGCCCGAGTGCGTGACGAGCAGCATATTCACGTCAGCCAAGGCCAGGATGCCGAAGTGCTCGTATTCGACCTGCGCCCCCTGGAACGGCCGCAGATGCCTTGA
- a CDS encoding winged helix-turn-helix domain-containing protein: MNDSQAIDADSTLRFGAYAFHRHQRLVSKAGWPVPLGGRALDILAVLLEVPGQFVSKAALIERVWPNSVVEENNLRVHIAALRRALDGPRLILNDPQQGYCFAAPVHGAVTAVIPQHNLGARLSPLMGRDELLGVLVRRLSGQRLMTLTGCAGVGKSSLALALAQRVLPRYRDGVWWVDLATVEAPMLMVRHLATTLDLQPCATASELCRQLSNRQLLLVLDGADLLLGACRQLLRLLREQAPQVSVLVSSREALLVPGEWLLRVPRLALPAPSALLSVEQAMACPAVQLFVARACAGQQNFMLRLQDLAPLGDICRRLDGLPLALELAAAQVDALGVHGLQAQLRSGLQVLTRGRRTAVERHRSLTATLDWSYERLSLPERWLFLQMGLFRMALTLPALSELVAGTELEHADLPHLLARLVNLSLLTLEPGPGLGRYRLLNCMRSYALAQLRDPGQVARLQQGYGHYLGPLSGRPFVLQLIEQAAHAE, encoded by the coding sequence ATGAACGACTCTCAGGCGATTGACGCGGATAGCACGCTGCGCTTCGGCGCGTATGCCTTTCACCGACACCAGCGACTGGTCAGCAAGGCTGGCTGGCCGGTGCCCCTGGGCGGTCGGGCGCTGGATATCCTCGCGGTGCTGCTCGAAGTGCCTGGGCAATTTGTCAGCAAGGCGGCCCTGATCGAGCGGGTCTGGCCAAACAGCGTCGTCGAAGAGAACAACCTGCGGGTCCACATCGCCGCACTGCGTCGCGCCCTTGACGGCCCGCGCCTGATCCTCAACGATCCCCAGCAAGGCTACTGCTTCGCCGCCCCGGTGCACGGCGCGGTGACGGCCGTGATACCGCAACACAACCTGGGGGCGCGGCTCAGCCCGCTGATGGGGCGCGATGAGCTGTTGGGCGTGCTGGTACGGCGCTTGTCCGGTCAGCGGCTGATGACCCTCACAGGCTGTGCGGGTGTGGGCAAGAGCAGCCTGGCCCTGGCCTTGGCCCAGCGGGTGTTGCCGCGCTACCGCGACGGTGTGTGGTGGGTCGACCTGGCCACCGTAGAGGCGCCGATGCTGATGGTGCGTCACCTGGCCACGACGCTGGATCTGCAGCCTTGCGCCACTGCCAGTGAGTTGTGCCGCCAATTGTCCAATCGTCAGTTATTGCTGGTACTTGACGGTGCCGACCTGCTGCTGGGTGCCTGTCGCCAGCTACTGCGCTTACTGCGCGAACAGGCGCCCCAGGTCAGCGTGCTGGTGAGCAGTCGTGAAGCCTTGCTGGTGCCGGGTGAGTGGCTTTTGCGTGTGCCCAGGCTGGCACTCCCTGCGCCGTCGGCGCTGCTCAGCGTGGAGCAGGCGATGGCGTGTCCGGCGGTGCAACTGTTCGTCGCCCGGGCGTGCGCCGGGCAGCAGAACTTCATGTTGCGCCTGCAAGACTTGGCGCCGCTGGGGGATATCTGCCGGCGCCTCGACGGCCTGCCACTGGCCTTGGAGTTGGCGGCTGCGCAGGTAGACGCCTTGGGCGTGCACGGTTTACAGGCGCAACTGCGCAGCGGTTTGCAGGTGCTGACCCGAGGCCGGCGCACGGCGGTGGAGCGTCATCGATCCCTGACCGCCACCCTGGATTGGTCATACGAGCGCCTGAGCCTGCCGGAACGCTGGTTGTTCCTGCAAATGGGGTTGTTCAGGATGGCGCTGACGTTGCCCGCGTTGAGCGAGTTGGTGGCCGGCACCGAGCTGGAACATGCCGACTTGCCTCACTTGCTGGCCCGGCTGGTGAACCTCTCGCTGTTGACGCTGGAGCCGGGCCCTGGCCTGGGGCGTTATCGCTTGCTCAATTGCATGCGCAGCTACGCCTTGGCGCAACTGCGCGATCCAGGCCAGGTAGCGCGTTTGCAGCAAGGCTACGGGCATTATTTGGGGCCGTTATCAGGCCGGCCATTTGTCCTGCAACTCATCGAGCAGGCCGCGCACGCAGAGTAA
- a CDS encoding helix-turn-helix domain-containing protein encodes MSSLKKYAFTPTLPAIALHDFTPNAELFRYDSSALPTHTLQSLPFNAARPESRTLPPKAPDNTPNQQSSAERPQFYPQDFWLLTQHDRTLVKGNLRIALTTIESALIKKMLHHEERVVSKEELIRNIGREPEQYRGLEMCLSRLQEKFKRANDGERLFRAVRNRGYCLTQKIKKPLDQHPSRR; translated from the coding sequence ATGAGCTCCCTAAAGAAATACGCGTTTACCCCCACGCTTCCTGCCATAGCCCTGCACGACTTCACGCCCAATGCAGAGTTGTTCCGCTACGATTCAAGCGCGCTCCCCACGCACACCCTTCAATCCCTACCCTTCAATGCGGCGCGGCCAGAATCAAGAACCCTCCCGCCCAAAGCCCCCGACAACACGCCGAATCAGCAGAGCAGTGCCGAACGGCCGCAGTTTTATCCTCAGGATTTCTGGCTACTCACCCAGCATGACCGGACACTGGTCAAAGGCAACCTGCGCATAGCACTGACCACCATAGAGTCCGCCTTGATTAAAAAGATGCTGCACCATGAAGAGCGCGTGGTCAGCAAAGAAGAGCTGATCCGCAATATAGGGCGCGAGCCGGAACAGTACCGAGGGCTGGAGATGTGCCTCAGTCGCCTGCAGGAAAAGTTCAAGCGCGCCAACGATGGTGAGCGTCTGTTTCGTGCGGTCAGGAACCGTGGCTATTGCCTTACACAAAAAATAAAAAAACCGCTTGATCAGCACCCTTCGCGTCGATAA
- a CDS encoding YjbF family lipoprotein codes for MNSLKVATCMVVSWMLAGCNPLMNASLDTFKAAVTGPAPLVLTQAQVDAVPFPQIKVGTVSSEGVMALIRQRGDLQFWVAAGKQVLLLRDGLVVRTVGLGTDLNGTRWQGQSPFQQGLHRVPDGYRSTRQIDVMEGYRLGVTVHSRMTRMGMETLDILDKSYALLRVDEEIEAAGFHGRNRYWVDPEDGFIVHSEQHLTPSLTLTITQLQPTRKDAP; via the coding sequence GTGAACAGTCTGAAAGTTGCGACCTGCATGGTCGTGTCATGGATGTTGGCTGGCTGCAATCCATTGATGAACGCCTCCCTCGATACCTTCAAGGCGGCCGTGACCGGGCCGGCGCCGCTGGTGTTGACGCAAGCTCAGGTGGACGCCGTGCCGTTCCCCCAGATAAAGGTCGGCACGGTATCGAGCGAAGGGGTGATGGCGCTGATTCGCCAGCGTGGCGACCTGCAATTCTGGGTCGCCGCCGGCAAGCAGGTGTTGCTGCTGCGCGACGGGTTGGTGGTACGCACGGTAGGCCTGGGGACGGACCTGAATGGCACGCGCTGGCAGGGCCAATCACCGTTCCAGCAGGGGCTGCATCGTGTGCCGGACGGCTATCGCAGCACACGGCAGATCGACGTGATGGAGGGCTATCGGCTGGGCGTGACGGTCCATAGTCGCATGACGCGCATGGGCATGGAGACGCTCGACATTCTCGACAAGTCCTATGCCTTGTTGCGGGTGGACGAAGAGATCGAAGCGGCTGGTTTCCATGGGCGCAACCGCTACTGGGTCGACCCTGAAGACGGTTTTATCGTGCACAGCGAACAGCACCTCACACCCAGCCTGACCTTGACCATCACCCAACTGCAACCCACCCGCAAGGATGCCCCATGA
- a CDS encoding GlxA family transcriptional regulator: MKTVAMALFPDFLLLDMAGPLEVFSIANRYVPAAAHYQILTIGTEAGPLRASNGVVVQTDLLLEQADGAYDLLLVPGGPGAYNECHPALLPWLKAAAQRARRFGSICTGAFVLGHAGLLDEHRVTTHWHYTERLIKAFPKAIVETDRIYLQDGRLITSGGVTAGIDLALSIVAQDHGKQVAVDVAKVLLVVMKRQGGQAQFSPMTAAVAPHETAITRVQHHVLAHLGQPFTIESMAELAGMSARHFARLFAKDVQMTPMAFLQGARIDRARQLLETTDLPLKTVAFHAGFGSVRHMRFLFSEKLGLNPTQYRQQFS; the protein is encoded by the coding sequence ATGAAAACCGTGGCCATGGCGCTGTTCCCGGACTTCCTCCTGCTCGACATGGCCGGGCCGCTCGAAGTGTTTTCCATCGCCAACCGCTACGTGCCGGCGGCGGCGCATTATCAGATCCTTACCATCGGCACCGAGGCCGGCCCGCTGCGTGCATCCAATGGTGTGGTGGTGCAGACCGACCTGCTGCTGGAGCAGGCCGACGGCGCCTATGACCTGTTGCTGGTACCCGGCGGCCCGGGTGCCTATAACGAATGCCATCCTGCGCTGCTACCTTGGCTCAAGGCGGCGGCGCAGCGGGCACGGCGCTTCGGCTCGATCTGCACCGGCGCCTTTGTGCTGGGCCACGCCGGGCTGTTGGACGAGCACCGCGTGACCACCCATTGGCACTACACCGAGCGGCTGATCAAGGCGTTCCCCAAGGCTATCGTCGAAACCGACCGCATCTACCTGCAGGATGGGCGACTGATTACCTCGGGCGGGGTCACGGCCGGTATCGACCTGGCGCTGTCCATCGTCGCCCAGGACCACGGCAAGCAGGTGGCGGTGGATGTGGCCAAGGTGCTGCTGGTGGTGATGAAACGCCAGGGTGGCCAGGCCCAGTTCAGCCCGATGACGGCGGCTGTGGCGCCCCATGAAACCGCGATCACACGGGTGCAGCACCATGTGCTGGCGCACCTGGGACAGCCCTTTACCATCGAGTCCATGGCCGAATTGGCGGGCATGAGTGCGCGCCACTTTGCCCGGCTGTTTGCCAAGGATGTGCAGATGACGCCGATGGCTTTCCTGCAAGGCGCACGTATCGATCGTGCCCGCCAACTGCTGGAAACCACTGACCTGCCGCTCAAGACCGTGGCCTTTCATGCGGGTTTTGGCAGCGTGCGGCATATGCGCTTTCTATTCAGCGAAAAGCTCGGCCTCAACCCCACCCAATACCGACAGCAGTTCAGTTAA
- a CDS encoding YjbH domain-containing protein, with amino-acid sequence MKLCIAAVLLVPCGVAHGDPRYTQSDFGGVGLLQTPTARMAPAGELSVNANRTEPYSRYSFSAQPLDWLEGTFRYTAITNRPYGAESFSGGQSYKDKAVDAKVRVHQESHWLPEVALGFMDLGGTGLFSSEYLVANKRYGDVDFSAGIAWGYLGSRGDLGNPLGVLDDRFNERPTAEGSGSFSNGYFRGRPALFGGIAYQTPWAPLSLKLEYEGNDYQSEPRDNPLRQDSPVNLGLVYKLADSVDLSAAWERGNTAMFGITLHTNFVSRTAPLKTYDPPAPKLPAKAPTTPMGEVNWADVSKRLHDNAGYNVRRIARRGTELVVYGEQQRYFYSAKAVGRASRILDNSVNDQIDWFTLVSERYALPIEETSVPRETFREVANNREQVQTLHRQVEVNRASNRTQTVLYTQPPKPFTYGAGLGYKQNVGGPDGLLYQVSADFDGEYRFTRNTWWSGLLSVNLLNNYDGFTYDAPSGLPRVRTDLRQYMTASDVTLPTFQLSHAVQLDQDVYGMVYGGLLESMYAGVGSEVLYRPLGQRWALGADLNYVRQRGFAQDFSLRDYRTVTGHVTGYTELPFNLQGALSVGRYLARDWGATLDLSREFNNGVRIGAWVTRTTASTEQYGEGSFDKGLYLSIPFDELMSLSTLRRANLVWAPLTRDGGARLNRAYSLHSMTDGRDSDLFYKNIDKITE; translated from the coding sequence TTGAAATTATGTATTGCGGCCGTGCTGCTGGTGCCTTGTGGCGTCGCGCATGGCGATCCCCGTTACACCCAAAGCGATTTCGGCGGCGTCGGGCTGCTGCAAACCCCGACCGCCCGCATGGCGCCCGCCGGCGAGCTGAGCGTCAACGCCAACCGCACCGAACCTTACAGTCGCTACAGTTTTTCGGCGCAACCGCTGGACTGGCTGGAGGGCACTTTCCGCTACACGGCGATTACCAACCGCCCCTATGGCGCCGAGTCGTTCAGCGGGGGCCAGAGCTATAAAGACAAGGCCGTCGACGCCAAAGTCCGTGTGCATCAGGAGAGCCACTGGCTGCCAGAGGTGGCGCTGGGCTTCATGGACCTGGGCGGCACCGGTTTGTTTTCCAGCGAGTACCTGGTGGCCAACAAGCGCTATGGCGATGTGGATTTCAGTGCCGGCATCGCCTGGGGTTACCTGGGCAGTCGCGGCGACCTCGGCAACCCCTTGGGCGTGTTGGATGATCGTTTCAACGAACGGCCCACCGCCGAAGGCTCCGGCAGTTTTTCCAACGGCTACTTTCGCGGCCGGCCCGCGCTTTTCGGCGGTATCGCTTACCAGACGCCCTGGGCGCCGCTGAGCCTCAAGCTGGAGTACGAGGGCAACGACTACCAGAGCGAGCCCCGTGACAACCCGCTGCGCCAGGACTCGCCGGTCAACCTGGGCCTGGTTTACAAACTGGCCGATTCTGTCGATTTGAGCGCGGCCTGGGAGCGCGGCAACACCGCCATGTTCGGCATCACCCTGCACACCAATTTCGTCAGTCGCACAGCACCGCTCAAAACCTACGATCCACCGGCACCCAAGTTGCCAGCCAAGGCACCCACCACGCCGATGGGCGAGGTCAACTGGGCCGACGTATCCAAACGCCTGCATGACAATGCCGGCTACAACGTCCGACGTATTGCCCGGCGCGGGACGGAGTTGGTGGTGTACGGCGAACAGCAGCGCTACTTCTACAGCGCCAAGGCGGTGGGACGTGCCAGTCGGATCCTGGATAACAGCGTCAATGACCAGATCGATTGGTTCACCCTAGTCAGCGAGCGCTACGCCCTGCCGATAGAAGAAACCAGCGTGCCGCGCGAAACGTTTCGCGAGGTGGCCAACAATCGTGAGCAGGTGCAGACCCTGCACCGCCAGGTGGAGGTCAACCGTGCCAGCAACCGTACGCAGACGGTGCTCTATACCCAACCCCCGAAACCCTTCACCTACGGCGCAGGCCTTGGCTACAAGCAGAACGTCGGCGGGCCGGATGGCTTGCTCTACCAGGTTTCGGCCGACTTCGACGGCGAGTATCGCTTCACCCGCAACACATGGTGGAGCGGCCTGCTCAGCGTCAACCTGCTGAACAACTACGACGGGTTCACCTACGACGCGCCCAGCGGCCTTCCCCGTGTGCGTACCGACCTGCGCCAGTACATGACCGCCTCCGATGTGACCCTGCCGACCTTCCAGCTCAGCCATGCGGTGCAGTTGGACCAGGATGTGTACGGGATGGTCTACGGTGGGCTGCTCGAATCGATGTACGCCGGTGTCGGCAGCGAAGTGCTGTATCGGCCCCTGGGCCAGCGCTGGGCGTTGGGCGCCGACCTTAACTACGTGCGCCAACGGGGTTTCGCGCAGGATTTCAGCCTGCGCGATTACCGGACCGTCACCGGGCATGTCACCGGCTATACCGAGTTGCCGTTCAATCTGCAGGGCGCCTTGAGCGTCGGTCGCTACCTGGCCAGGGATTGGGGGGCGACCCTGGATCTGTCGCGGGAATTCAACAACGGCGTGCGGATTGGCGCGTGGGTCACTCGCACGACGGCATCGACCGAACAGTACGGTGAAGGCAGTTTCGACAAAGGCTTGTACTTGTCCATTCCGTTCGATGAGCTGATGAGCCTGTCGACCCTACGCCGCGCCAACCTGGTGTGGGCGCCGCTGACCCGTGATGGCGGAGCGCGCTTGAATCGCGCCTACTCCCTGCATTCGATGACCGATGGGCGCGACAGTGATCTGTTCTACAAGAACATCGACAAGATCACCGAATAG
- a CDS encoding polysaccharide biosynthesis/export family protein, whose translation MMRIFSMAVLAAALLQGCMFAPGQYMDTAALAEEGGAGNSRVDLIAITPKLLAMDAATQVPYSIPAELLSYKPGPYLIGANDALYITVWDHPELTAPSGPQQQIDANGRLVSPEGNLFYPYVGEVVAKGRSIEALRSEITDKLRQYIDSPQVDVSVLRFASQKVVISGAVVKAGPVPITTIAMNVSEALGVAGIDPINADLSNLTLTRGGKRYSLDLDTLNLDASRLNEVYLKDGDQLYLAYNDRKRIYVMGEVMQPRALSFKTRSMNLSDVLGSVGGVNQNTSNADAIYVIRGAQNIDVEPAKVFQLEAASPSAMALATRFDVQPQDVVFVGPANITRWNRFISQLVPSASIIGIGASTQNNLSEASSR comes from the coding sequence ATGATGCGTATTTTTTCTATGGCCGTCTTGGCCGCGGCCTTATTGCAAGGCTGTATGTTTGCACCGGGTCAATATATGGACACTGCGGCCTTGGCTGAAGAGGGTGGGGCTGGAAACAGTCGTGTGGATTTAATTGCGATTACGCCCAAGTTATTGGCGATGGATGCCGCCACCCAAGTGCCTTACTCCATCCCGGCGGAACTCTTGAGTTATAAACCCGGCCCGTATTTGATCGGCGCCAATGATGCGCTGTATATCACCGTGTGGGATCACCCGGAACTCACCGCGCCGTCAGGCCCGCAACAGCAGATCGATGCCAATGGCCGGCTGGTCAGCCCCGAGGGCAATCTGTTTTATCCCTATGTGGGTGAAGTGGTTGCCAAAGGCCGCAGCATTGAAGCGTTGCGCAGCGAGATCACCGACAAGCTGCGCCAGTACATCGACAGCCCCCAGGTGGACGTCAGCGTGTTGCGCTTTGCCAGCCAGAAAGTGGTGATCAGCGGCGCGGTGGTCAAGGCGGGCCCGGTGCCGATCACCACCATTGCGATGAACGTGAGTGAAGCCCTTGGTGTTGCCGGTATCGACCCGATCAACGCCGACCTGTCCAACCTCACGCTCACCCGCGGCGGCAAGCGCTACAGCCTGGACCTGGATACGCTCAACCTTGATGCGTCACGCTTGAACGAGGTTTACCTCAAGGACGGCGACCAGTTGTACCTGGCCTACAACGACCGCAAGCGCATCTATGTGATGGGCGAGGTCATGCAACCCCGTGCGCTGAGTTTCAAGACCCGCAGCATGAACCTCTCTGACGTGTTGGGCTCGGTGGGTGGGGTCAACCAGAACACCTCGAATGCCGACGCCATCTACGTGATCCGCGGCGCGCAGAATATCGATGTGGAGCCGGCCAAGGTGTTCCAGCTTGAAGCCGCATCGCCCTCGGCTATGGCCCTGGCCACGCGCTTTGATGTGCAGCCTCAGGATGTGGTGTTTGTGGGCCCCGCGAATATCACGCGCTGGAACCGCTTTATCAGCCAGTTGGTGCCGTCCGCTTCGATCATCGGCATTGGCGCCTCCACTCAGAACAACCTGAGCGAAGCCAGCAGCCGATAG
- a CDS encoding winged helix-turn-helix domain-containing protein, which yields MHFSNVLAIARTPSKSEDFRELIVRTVPNNLKVDTRCYGQLTDTQEIHAHYRAIIIEIDTPSASNQTLDIIRKTRTENPGGTIFVVVTFASTLSKTKYYLAGADYCIKVLETSPEKKLSLFDEFLSESARLTQCGLVLDQDRMCIYGDGKRLEISFVEMKVLEALIHSRLLSHNEIAGVMGLNTKYYDSRALEKSISRLRSKIKAHCGENIIQNIRGYGYKLSRGLICASHCHPAKER from the coding sequence ATGCATTTTTCCAATGTCCTCGCTATTGCACGGACTCCATCGAAGTCGGAGGACTTTCGGGAACTGATAGTTCGCACTGTACCGAATAATTTAAAAGTCGATACACGTTGCTATGGGCAACTAACCGACACCCAGGAAATTCATGCACACTACCGTGCCATTATTATAGAAATTGACACACCCTCTGCCAGCAATCAAACCCTGGACATCATAAGAAAAACCAGAACCGAGAACCCAGGCGGCACCATATTTGTTGTGGTGACATTCGCCTCCACGCTCAGCAAAACAAAATACTACCTAGCCGGTGCGGACTACTGCATAAAGGTGCTCGAAACTTCGCCTGAAAAAAAGTTGAGCCTGTTTGATGAATTTCTCAGCGAGAGCGCTCGGCTAACCCAGTGCGGATTGGTACTCGATCAGGACCGCATGTGTATTTATGGTGACGGCAAGAGGCTGGAAATATCCTTCGTCGAGATGAAAGTATTAGAAGCCCTTATTCACAGCAGACTTCTCAGTCACAACGAGATCGCCGGTGTCATGGGGCTCAATACCAAGTATTACGATTCCAGGGCCCTGGAAAAGTCCATCAGTCGCCTGCGCAGTAAAATCAAAGCGCACTGCGGTGAAAACATCATTCAAAACATTCGCGGCTACGGCTACAAACTCAGCCGCGGCCTTATATGCGCCAGCCATTGCCATCCCGCCAAGGAGAGGTAG
- a CDS encoding undecaprenyl-phosphate glucose phosphotransferase, giving the protein MLNNTRMHRNLSPKGLTFWGQWTLASGLVVTLLFMLVFFKTGQLEYNYRVLAAFTILASLPAYSLCDVYSKKDDYGVGLGRLFMGWLLTVGILFVVGVACNASAVFPLEILLLWAAVSYPLLALCYIPLHSLSRYYHRQLHQRHKSLIVGTGKLAVDLARTLSRQKRSPLVGLVGSRVEAGEDAQPQILGELPQLPQLIRQHGIRRLYITHSLQEATHIEALYLNLLDISVDVIWVPDLNNMLLLNHCVAEVDGLPAIFLNESPLTSRPTAALSKSLLDKSLALLAIIVLSPLLLLFALLIKLTSPGPVIFKQDRHGWNGEVIKVWKFRSMRVHDDHEVRQASRNDSRITRVGRFIRRTSIDELPQLFNVLQGHMALVGPRPHAIAHNDYYSGKIRAYMARHRIKPGITGLAQVNGCRGETETLEKMQQRVDIDLRYINTWSLWLDIKILLKTPFTLLSKDIY; this is encoded by the coding sequence ATGCTGAATAACACTAGAATGCATCGCAACCTGAGCCCCAAGGGTTTGACGTTCTGGGGCCAGTGGACACTGGCGTCAGGTTTGGTCGTTACGCTGTTATTTATGTTGGTGTTTTTCAAAACTGGACAACTTGAGTATAACTACCGGGTGCTGGCTGCTTTTACGATACTGGCCTCCCTGCCTGCCTATAGCCTGTGCGATGTCTACAGCAAAAAGGATGATTATGGGGTGGGCCTAGGGCGGCTGTTCATGGGCTGGCTGTTGACAGTGGGCATCCTGTTCGTCGTGGGTGTGGCGTGTAATGCCAGTGCAGTGTTCCCCCTGGAAATACTGTTGCTGTGGGCCGCTGTCAGTTATCCGTTGTTGGCGCTGTGTTACATCCCGCTGCATAGCCTGTCGCGCTATTACCATCGCCAACTTCACCAACGCCATAAGTCATTGATTGTAGGTACAGGCAAACTGGCCGTCGACCTGGCCCGAACCCTCTCTCGGCAAAAACGCTCGCCCTTGGTTGGGCTGGTCGGCAGCCGCGTGGAAGCTGGCGAGGATGCGCAACCGCAGATACTCGGCGAGCTGCCGCAATTGCCCCAACTGATCCGCCAGCACGGCATTCGTCGGCTCTACATCACCCACTCACTGCAGGAAGCGACTCACATCGAGGCGTTGTACCTCAACCTGCTGGACATCAGCGTGGATGTCATCTGGGTGCCAGACCTCAATAACATGCTGCTGCTCAATCATTGCGTGGCCGAAGTGGACGGACTGCCGGCGATTTTCCTCAACGAGAGCCCTTTGACCAGCCGCCCCACCGCCGCCCTGAGCAAGTCGCTGTTGGACAAGAGCCTTGCCCTGCTGGCGATCATCGTGCTGAGCCCGTTGCTGTTGCTGTTCGCCCTGCTGATCAAACTCACCTCGCCCGGCCCGGTGATCTTCAAGCAGGACCGCCACGGCTGGAATGGCGAGGTGATCAAGGTCTGGAAATTCCGCTCGATGCGTGTCCATGACGACCACGAGGTACGCCAGGCCAGCCGCAACGATTCGCGCATCACACGGGTGGGTCGGTTTATCCGGCGCACCTCCATCGATGAGCTGCCGCAGCTGTTCAACGTACTGCAAGGGCATATGGCGCTGGTCGGCCCACGGCCCCACGCGATTGCACACAACGACTACTACTCGGGGAAAATCCGCGCTTACATGGCGCGCCATCGGATCAAGCCAGGCATTACCGGCCTGGCCCAGGTCAACGGCTGCCGAGGCGAGACCGAAACCCTGGAGAAGATGCAACAGCGCGTCGATATCGACCTGCGCTACATCAACACCTGGTCGCTGTGGCTGGACATCAAGATTCTGCTGAAGACGCCCTTTACACTGCTGTCCAAAGACATCTACTGA
- a CDS encoding capsule biosynthesis GfcC family protein, producing the protein MTLPRLGALVLLCSCASVCPAAMTVSGEVRSAGAMPLQPEARLLDVITASQPDAQGYWLGAAWLRQPLLAQQTRLKAGVLFDLESLRRAALAAGREGRAHAAAQLYQQVQALPVTGREVAMLDPVAVEAGFAPNPLVTDGDRLIYPPRPERVQVLGAVAEPCSLAFQPLRLAQDYLRACPSSAQADTDYLWLIQPDGHVTRLGTAPWNHEEGNPPAPGSTLLVPIRNDDLEPPTPELNQQLAEFLATQPLAEVTP; encoded by the coding sequence ATGACACTTCCAAGACTCGGCGCGCTGGTGCTGTTGTGCAGTTGCGCGAGTGTGTGTCCGGCTGCAATGACGGTCAGTGGCGAGGTGCGCAGTGCCGGCGCCATGCCTTTGCAACCCGAGGCCCGCCTGCTCGATGTGATCACCGCGTCGCAACCGGATGCACAGGGTTATTGGTTGGGCGCTGCCTGGTTGCGCCAACCGTTGCTGGCGCAACAGACACGGCTCAAGGCCGGTGTGTTGTTTGACCTGGAGAGCCTTCGCCGGGCCGCGCTGGCCGCCGGGCGAGAAGGGCGGGCACATGCGGCGGCTCAGCTCTATCAACAGGTACAGGCGCTGCCGGTGACGGGCCGCGAGGTGGCGATGCTCGATCCTGTGGCGGTGGAAGCGGGCTTTGCACCCAACCCGCTCGTGACCGACGGCGACCGCCTGATCTACCCTCCGAGGCCCGAGCGTGTGCAGGTGCTGGGGGCGGTCGCAGAGCCCTGCAGCCTGGCGTTCCAGCCGCTGCGCCTGGCACAGGACTACCTGCGTGCCTGCCCGTCCTCGGCGCAGGCCGATACCGACTACCTGTGGCTGATCCAACCCGACGGCCACGTCACGCGCCTGGGCACCGCCCCCTGGAACCACGAGGAGGGCAACCCGCCTGCGCCTGGCAGCACGCTGCTGGTGCCGATCCGCAACGATGATCTGGAGCCGCCCACCCCTGAACTCAATCAGCAACTGGCCGAGTTTCTTGCCACCCAACCCCTGGCTGAGGTCACGCCTTGA